In Streptantibioticus cattleyicolor NRRL 8057 = DSM 46488, a genomic segment contains:
- a CDS encoding phage portal protein — translation MSLLRRAMRPRRPEKRFYAPSSSAGDPWAIPSNGSLAAYTPAGVPVTEDTAMQLLAVAACVRILSNVVANLPFDAVRMQGPLRKTLEPPPTIIADPFGGANNSAYPTKRVGFNQLMVSLLLRGNGYGLVLDRDYLGRPTRLMVLHPDRVRCTWDPEGSGQRVYQINRQRVDAEDIVHLMGMSYPESATGMSVLTYARNAIALGLAAEEFGSRFFGQGAHMTGIVQVPGDLDKERARQLKESFTASHAGLQNSHTVGILSGGAEWRPISVSPEDAQFLGTRQAQNLDVAMLFGVPPHMLGQVDRTTSWGTGIEQQSLGFLRYTVSDWTGCFEDAWSAMLPRPQVARFNVDALLRTDTAGRYAVYTQARTAGVMTKNEIRALENLAPVEGGDDLDAPLNSATTTSTSGDAADPGAHSAKSDAESGQEP, via the coding sequence ATGAGCCTGCTGCGCAGGGCGATGAGACCCCGTCGGCCTGAGAAGCGGTTCTACGCCCCCTCGTCGTCCGCCGGTGACCCGTGGGCGATCCCGTCGAACGGTTCCCTGGCCGCCTACACACCAGCCGGTGTCCCGGTCACCGAAGACACCGCGATGCAGCTGCTCGCGGTCGCCGCATGCGTGCGGATCTTGTCCAACGTGGTGGCGAACCTGCCGTTCGACGCCGTGCGGATGCAGGGGCCACTGCGGAAGACGCTGGAGCCGCCGCCGACGATCATCGCGGACCCGTTCGGGGGCGCGAACAACTCCGCGTACCCCACGAAGCGGGTCGGGTTCAACCAGCTGATGGTCTCGCTGCTGCTCCGCGGCAACGGCTACGGCCTGGTCCTCGACCGGGACTACCTGGGGCGGCCGACACGGCTGATGGTGCTACACCCGGACCGTGTGCGGTGCACGTGGGATCCCGAGGGCTCCGGCCAGCGGGTGTACCAGATCAACCGGCAGCGGGTCGACGCCGAGGACATCGTGCACCTGATGGGCATGAGCTACCCGGAGTCAGCGACGGGGATGAGTGTCCTGACCTACGCCCGGAATGCAATCGCGCTGGGGTTGGCGGCCGAGGAGTTCGGCAGCCGGTTCTTCGGCCAGGGCGCGCACATGACCGGCATCGTGCAGGTGCCGGGCGACCTGGACAAGGAACGCGCGAGGCAGCTGAAGGAGAGCTTCACTGCCAGCCACGCCGGTCTCCAGAACAGCCATACCGTGGGCATCCTCTCCGGCGGCGCCGAGTGGAGGCCGATCTCCGTCAGCCCCGAAGACGCGCAGTTCCTGGGCACACGGCAGGCCCAGAATCTGGACGTAGCGATGCTGTTCGGGGTACCTCCGCATATGTTGGGCCAAGTTGATCGCACGACCAGCTGGGGCACGGGGATCGAGCAGCAGAGCTTGGGTTTCCTGCGGTACACGGTCTCCGACTGGACAGGGTGCTTCGAGGACGCGTGGAGCGCGATGTTGCCACGGCCGCAGGTGGCCCGCTTCAACGTCGACGCGCTGCTGCGCACGGACACGGCCGGCCGGTACGCGGTCTACACCCAGGCCCGCACTGCCGGCGTGATGACGAAGAACGAGATCCGGGCGCTGGAGAACCTGGCGCCAGTCGAAGGCGGCGACGACCTGGACGCGCCGCTGAACTCGGCGACCACGACCAGTACGAGCGGCGATGCCGCCGACCCAGGGGCGCACTCCGCCAAGAGCGACGCCGAGTCAGGACAGGAGCCGTAG
- a CDS encoding phage major capsid protein, with the protein MDKRAIIKGLQEQRAELRSNLDGILETVHSEKRSALTEDERTKFEQGESEIRAIDERIAELDAQIVADEAAAEVAKRYAPPVPEQRRAALGTVVTEPEIYRSGQGGRSFFKDLWLARQKGDRGAVERLERNNKVVAEQRAISTVNSAGGEWVPPLWLEEEWIRYVRPGRVTVDLCVMGDVPSGTDSINIPKMISGTAVAPMNGQNTGIQQTDATTGSIASSVVTIAGGQTVSLQLIEQSPLNIDDLILADLAADYAAKWSLQAINGSGSSGQVTGVLTLAGTTSVTWTQSTPALGGAGGLYAKVGSAIQSIHTTRFLPPDAIIMHPRRWAWCETQSDANGRPLVVPESGGPFNVVANADAQIPQGRVGRMLGLPVYVDPQLPTNLGAGTNQDVIIVARMSDVYAWEGTPRAETFEQTYAGNMSVLCRLYNYGSFQAGRYPQSIATITGTGAVTPAF; encoded by the coding sequence GTGGACAAGCGGGCAATCATCAAGGGCCTCCAGGAGCAGCGTGCCGAGCTGAGGTCGAACCTCGACGGCATCCTGGAGACCGTCCACTCTGAGAAGCGCAGCGCGCTGACGGAGGACGAGCGGACGAAGTTTGAGCAGGGCGAGAGCGAGATCCGCGCGATCGACGAGCGGATCGCCGAACTCGACGCGCAGATCGTCGCCGACGAGGCCGCGGCCGAGGTCGCCAAGCGGTATGCCCCGCCGGTGCCGGAGCAGCGTCGCGCCGCCCTGGGCACCGTGGTGACCGAGCCGGAGATCTACCGCTCCGGGCAGGGCGGTCGCAGCTTCTTCAAGGACTTGTGGCTGGCCCGTCAGAAGGGCGACAGGGGGGCCGTCGAGCGCCTGGAGCGCAACAACAAGGTGGTGGCCGAGCAGCGCGCCATCTCTACCGTCAACAGCGCCGGCGGTGAGTGGGTGCCGCCCCTGTGGCTGGAAGAGGAATGGATCAGGTACGTCCGTCCGGGCCGCGTCACCGTGGACCTGTGCGTGATGGGCGACGTCCCCAGCGGCACCGACAGCATCAACATCCCGAAGATGATCAGCGGTACCGCCGTGGCGCCGATGAACGGGCAGAACACCGGCATCCAGCAAACCGACGCGACGACCGGATCGATCGCCAGCTCGGTCGTCACGATCGCTGGCGGCCAGACTGTTTCCCTTCAGCTGATTGAGCAGTCACCGCTCAACATCGACGATCTGATTCTCGCCGACCTGGCCGCGGACTACGCCGCGAAGTGGTCGTTGCAGGCGATCAACGGCTCGGGCTCCAGTGGCCAGGTCACCGGCGTGCTCACGCTGGCCGGCACAACCTCGGTGACGTGGACGCAGTCCACGCCGGCGCTGGGCGGTGCGGGCGGCCTGTATGCCAAGGTCGGGTCGGCGATCCAGTCCATCCACACCACGCGGTTCCTGCCGCCGGACGCGATCATCATGCATCCGCGGCGCTGGGCCTGGTGTGAGACGCAGTCCGACGCCAACGGCCGCCCGCTGGTCGTCCCGGAGTCCGGTGGCCCGTTCAACGTGGTCGCCAACGCGGACGCGCAGATCCCGCAGGGCCGCGTCGGCCGGATGCTCGGCCTGCCCGTGTACGTCGACCCGCAGCTGCCCACCAACCTGGGCGCCGGCACCAACCAGGACGTCATCATCGTCGCCAGGATGAGCGACGTGTACGCGTGGGAGGGCACACCGAGGGCGGAAACGTTCGAGCAGACTTACGCGGGCAACATGTCCGTCCTGTGCCGTCTGTACAACTACGGCTCGTTCCAGGCCGGCCGGTACCCGCAGTCGATCGCCACGATCACGGGCACCGGCGCCGTGACCCCGGCGTTCTGA
- a CDS encoding phage tail tube protein, producing the protein MPKPSHLAAFGVAKEATPGTAAAPTMWIPWKTLTPKDEITLIDDKGQRAAAVESFGIVQGQKGSTLDFGGDVFADSIGFPLASLLPDVAVTGASAPYTTTFSVLNTGDTQPPGQTYTIFDPLGTWQYPGEQLSELQFKWNADGLFEYSAKATGWTYVPGATPTVSNTAVKPVANWTTITKIAGVQTFVIDGELTIKRTVTAIRGANGSQNPYRIWSGDVAVEGKLTLVMEDTSQRQIFQNSTPQALDTSFTAGTGATATGLELHCSTAVYSEGTPNYGKDYIELPVTVKTYANTSDIGASGGYSPIKATLTNAMPSGTYK; encoded by the coding sequence ATGCCGAAGCCTAGCCATCTCGCGGCGTTCGGCGTGGCGAAGGAGGCCACACCCGGCACCGCCGCGGCGCCCACGATGTGGATCCCGTGGAAGACGCTGACGCCCAAGGACGAGATCACGCTGATCGACGACAAGGGCCAGCGCGCCGCCGCCGTCGAAAGTTTCGGCATCGTCCAGGGCCAGAAGGGCTCGACGCTGGACTTCGGCGGCGACGTGTTCGCCGACAGCATCGGCTTCCCGCTGGCCTCGCTGCTGCCCGACGTCGCAGTCACCGGCGCCTCGGCCCCGTACACGACCACGTTCAGCGTGCTCAACACCGGCGACACCCAACCGCCCGGCCAGACGTACACGATCTTCGACCCGTTGGGGACCTGGCAGTACCCGGGCGAGCAGCTGTCGGAGTTGCAGTTCAAGTGGAACGCGGACGGGCTGTTCGAGTACAGCGCCAAGGCGACGGGCTGGACCTACGTCCCCGGCGCCACGCCGACCGTCTCCAACACCGCGGTGAAGCCGGTCGCGAACTGGACGACGATCACGAAGATCGCCGGTGTGCAGACCTTCGTGATCGACGGCGAGCTGACCATCAAGCGGACCGTGACTGCGATCCGGGGCGCCAACGGCTCGCAAAACCCGTACCGCATCTGGTCCGGCGACGTCGCCGTCGAGGGCAAGCTGACGCTGGTCATGGAGGACACCAGCCAGCGGCAGATCTTCCAGAACTCCACCCCGCAGGCCCTGGACACCTCGTTCACCGCCGGCACCGGGGCGACCGCGACCGGCCTGGAGCTGCACTGCTCGACCGCGGTGTACTCCGAGGGCACCCCGAACTACGGCAAGGACTACATCGAGCTTCCGGTGACGGTGAAGACCTACGCCAACACCAGCGACATCGGCGCCTCGGGCGGCTACAGCCCGATCAAGGCCACCCTGACCAACGCGATGCCCTCCGGGACGTACAAGTGA
- a CDS encoding DUF6527 family protein, with translation MSESFDLGHGHTASFTSWAPDRELNPQYADLPDVNLWGVVIDHPWPDGSPCIGSAATFDGPVVRQIDPTRPVWTVESLDPLTLSPSLLCRGCGDHGFIRGGRWVPA, from the coding sequence ATGAGTGAGTCCTTCGACCTGGGCCACGGCCACACCGCGAGCTTCACGAGCTGGGCACCCGATCGGGAACTGAACCCGCAGTACGCCGACCTCCCGGACGTCAACCTCTGGGGCGTCGTCATCGACCACCCGTGGCCTGACGGCAGCCCCTGCATCGGCAGCGCGGCAACCTTCGATGGGCCCGTCGTGCGCCAGATCGACCCCACCCGGCCCGTGTGGACCGTGGAGTCCCTGGACCCGCTGACGCTCAGCCCCAGCCTGCTGTGCCGAGGATGCGGTGACCACGGGTTCATCAGGGGCGGTCGGTGGGTTCCCGCGTAG
- a CDS encoding HK97 family phage prohead protease, whose translation MTLSQHEQRFLDGVDRAARALYLDAVKIHSLDMPFQGVEIREKADGTGGTRLLFTGYASVTERAYQMQDWLGPFQEVVRAGAFKKTLSESPDVAFLLNHGGPTMARTKPGTLRLSEDDTGLHTEAALDPARPDVQIVRSGIEGGELDEMSFAFWVTRQQWSPDYEQRDILEVAIDHGDVSIVNYGANPYTGGTVDLRARQAANLARSDLPALAMERARQLRADGISPEVAKTLAQVLQLVSAADGAVDVAQPLLAEVLGVPNPDEVLDAAGETLEAAEQEQESSADAELYEFRRRFLAL comes from the coding sequence ATGACTCTCAGCCAGCACGAGCAGCGGTTCCTCGACGGCGTCGACCGCGCAGCCCGCGCGCTCTACCTGGACGCCGTCAAGATCCACTCCCTCGACATGCCGTTCCAGGGCGTCGAGATCCGCGAGAAAGCCGACGGCACCGGAGGGACCCGGCTGCTGTTCACCGGGTACGCCAGCGTGACGGAGCGGGCGTACCAGATGCAGGACTGGCTCGGCCCGTTCCAGGAAGTCGTCCGCGCCGGCGCCTTCAAGAAGACGCTCAGCGAGTCGCCTGACGTGGCCTTCCTTCTGAACCACGGTGGTCCGACCATGGCCCGCACGAAGCCGGGCACGCTGCGGCTGTCGGAGGACGACACCGGGCTGCACACCGAGGCAGCCCTGGACCCGGCCCGGCCGGACGTGCAGATCGTTCGTTCCGGCATCGAGGGCGGCGAGCTGGACGAGATGTCGTTTGCTTTTTGGGTGACGCGCCAGCAGTGGTCCCCGGACTACGAGCAGCGGGACATCCTCGAGGTCGCCATCGACCACGGTGACGTGTCGATCGTGAACTACGGGGCGAACCCGTACACCGGCGGGACGGTCGACCTCCGCGCGCGGCAGGCCGCGAACCTCGCGCGAAGCGACCTCCCGGCCCTGGCGATGGAACGCGCGCGCCAGCTGCGCGCCGATGGCATCTCGCCCGAGGTCGCCAAGACTCTCGCCCAGGTCCTCCAGCTCGTCTCCGCAGCGGACGGCGCGGTCGACGTCGCCCAGCCGCTGCTGGCCGAAGTCCTCGGCGTGCCGAACCCGGATGAGGTCCTCGACGCGGCCGGAGAGACCCTGGAGGCCGCGGAGCAGGAGCAGGAGAGCTCGGCGGACGCCGAACTGTACGAGTTCCGGCGCCGATTCCTCGCCCTGTAA
- a CDS encoding terminase large subunit domain-containing protein, which yields MGSRVAKPWPPRWLTPVPAADVRRGDGAHVAEFIETLCTVTRDTFAGPSGSLLELRDWQRRLLDHVFARRADGRRRHRVALIGEPRKNGKSGLGAGIALDGLFEGTGAEVYSCAGDKEQARIVFGDARRMVENSPDLSEAIKVYRDALEVPSTGSVYRCLSAEAFTKEGLSPTRVLFDELHVQPNDELFNVMALAAGARVDPLLIGITTAGVKTDSSGKDSICYRLFQYGQKIARGEEVDPSFFMAWWGAPDEADHRLRTTWEMANPAFGDLIDPEDFEAAVKRTPEAEFRTKRLNQWVNTAQTWLPAGAWDACRGELGAIPDGEEVCLGFDGSFNGDSTALIAVSCGEVPHVDVVASWEKPSDAGHDWTVPILEVENAIRGACRRWNVREIVCDPYRWGRTYQILDDEGLPVVEFPQSPARMIPATTRFYEAVMNRSLTHSGDPRLARHLANCVVKTDSRGSRLAKDAKNSPRKIDLAVAAVMAHERACHEPEPEPTPQFWSWADL from the coding sequence GTGGGTTCCCGCGTAGCGAAGCCGTGGCCGCCGCGGTGGCTGACGCCGGTCCCGGCCGCCGACGTCCGCCGCGGGGACGGCGCGCACGTCGCGGAGTTCATCGAGACGCTGTGCACGGTCACCCGGGACACTTTCGCCGGGCCGTCCGGCTCGTTGTTGGAGCTGCGGGACTGGCAACGGCGGCTGCTGGACCACGTCTTCGCCCGCCGCGCGGACGGCCGCCGCCGGCACCGTGTGGCCCTGATCGGCGAGCCGCGGAAGAACGGCAAGAGTGGACTCGGCGCGGGGATCGCGCTGGACGGCCTGTTCGAAGGCACCGGCGCCGAGGTCTACTCGTGCGCCGGCGACAAGGAACAGGCGCGGATCGTCTTCGGCGACGCGCGCCGGATGGTGGAGAACAGCCCGGATCTGTCCGAGGCCATCAAGGTCTACAGGGACGCCCTGGAAGTACCGTCGACCGGCTCGGTGTACCGGTGCCTGTCGGCGGAGGCGTTCACCAAGGAGGGCCTCTCGCCCACCCGCGTCCTCTTCGATGAGCTGCACGTTCAGCCCAACGACGAGTTGTTCAACGTGATGGCGCTCGCGGCCGGCGCCCGCGTCGACCCGCTACTCATCGGCATCACCACGGCCGGGGTCAAGACGGACTCCAGCGGCAAGGACTCCATCTGCTACCGGCTGTTCCAGTACGGGCAGAAGATCGCGCGGGGCGAAGAGGTCGACCCGTCGTTCTTCATGGCCTGGTGGGGCGCACCGGACGAGGCGGACCACCGGCTACGGACCACGTGGGAGATGGCGAACCCCGCCTTCGGGGATCTGATCGACCCGGAGGACTTCGAGGCCGCGGTGAAGCGCACGCCGGAGGCCGAGTTCCGAACGAAACGCCTCAACCAGTGGGTGAACACCGCGCAGACGTGGCTCCCGGCCGGCGCGTGGGATGCCTGCCGCGGCGAGCTCGGCGCGATCCCGGACGGCGAAGAGGTATGCCTCGGCTTCGACGGCTCGTTCAACGGCGACAGCACGGCCCTGATCGCCGTCTCCTGCGGCGAGGTGCCGCACGTGGACGTCGTGGCGTCCTGGGAGAAGCCGTCGGACGCCGGCCACGACTGGACGGTGCCCATCCTGGAGGTCGAGAACGCAATCCGGGGCGCGTGCCGCCGCTGGAACGTGCGGGAGATCGTGTGCGACCCGTACCGGTGGGGCCGCACGTACCAGATCCTTGACGACGAGGGCCTGCCCGTCGTCGAGTTCCCCCAGTCTCCGGCCCGGATGATCCCGGCGACGACCCGGTTCTACGAGGCCGTGATGAACCGGTCGCTGACGCACTCCGGTGACCCGCGGCTGGCCCGTCACCTGGCGAACTGCGTGGTGAAGACCGACAGCAGGGGCTCGCGGCTGGCCAAGGACGCCAAGAACAGCCCTCGAAAGATCGACCTCGCCGTCGCCGCGGTGATGGCCCACGAACGCGCCTGCCACGAACCGGAGCCCGAACCGACGCCGCAGTTCTGGAGCTGGGCCGACTTGTGA
- a CDS encoding phage tail tape measure protein yields MGGLPPVFIEFLGRSTGVKTAMRDVKAELGTTAAEGETSFTKFGRLGSAAIAGIGMAAAGAAIGAVKMAADFQTQMTRVRTGAGETAGNMKMVSDGILAMAGQVGMSTQQLTTGLYTVESAGYHGADALNVLRNSAMGAKVGAADLGTVTDAVTTAMNAYKMGAGQAAAVTNALIGTEAEGKTNMEALAGSMANILPTAAAAHVGLNEVLGAMATMTAQGTPAAVAATYLRQTIGALSNPSGRAAQEMQSLGLSAVKVGQNLGSHGLASTLTMLTDAIQRKMGPAGTVLIEHLAKAAKQSNTFQKALANLPPAQQTYIGALATMVGGTKSMQAALELTGPHMKDFQKNTEGIAEHVKAGGKNIEGWADVQKTLNQKLAEAKAGLQALTIQIGQALLPVATRLMGVFAQVVGWLTRHTTVAKGLAIVIGGALVVALAAAAVAMWTFTAAALANPVVWIIVGIVALVTAIVMLALHWRQVWNEIKSIAETVGHALATAWHTVASVTVSVWHTVAGAVSTAWHAVANFLSSAWHAVADPIVRAWRWVESVTTTVWNAIVGFFKRWWPLLLVIFAPPIALILAIWNHFHKQIEAFAHTVWNGLLAFFRGAWAVIKTVAGVIWTGIRVAIVQPIEDVWHALVSIWHTVSGWLATAWHGIERVAGVVWDGIKSAMIDPITHAWHTITSIVGRIGSALGTGIRGAWNAVSGWIGRFWDIGSNIVWGIIHGVENAAGALFDSLKNLASDALDAAKSFLGINSPSRAFADHVGTAIPEGIAKGVTDNAHLAHMAVGALAGSLSAQTVSIGTAVGGPAAGYAAAGYGGQPAVAEVTTIVQLDSDVLYKQMQRKAMQYERRNLTNGLSLARG; encoded by the coding sequence GTGGGCGGACTGCCCCCCGTCTTCATCGAGTTCCTCGGCCGGTCGACCGGTGTCAAGACGGCGATGCGGGACGTCAAGGCCGAGCTGGGCACGACCGCGGCCGAGGGCGAGACCAGCTTCACCAAGTTCGGCCGACTCGGGTCGGCGGCCATCGCCGGTATCGGCATGGCCGCGGCCGGGGCCGCCATCGGCGCGGTGAAGATGGCGGCGGACTTCCAGACCCAGATGACCCGGGTGAGGACCGGCGCCGGCGAGACGGCCGGGAACATGAAGATGGTCTCCGACGGCATCCTGGCGATGGCCGGGCAGGTCGGGATGTCCACCCAGCAGCTGACCACCGGTCTGTACACCGTGGAGTCCGCCGGCTACCACGGTGCGGACGCCCTCAACGTGCTGCGGAACAGCGCGATGGGCGCGAAGGTTGGCGCGGCCGACCTGGGAACGGTCACCGACGCCGTCACGACCGCGATGAACGCCTACAAGATGGGCGCCGGGCAGGCCGCGGCCGTGACGAACGCGCTGATCGGTACCGAGGCCGAGGGCAAGACCAACATGGAAGCGCTGGCCGGTTCCATGGCGAACATCCTGCCTACCGCCGCCGCCGCGCACGTGGGTCTGAACGAAGTGCTCGGCGCGATGGCGACGATGACCGCGCAGGGCACCCCGGCCGCCGTCGCGGCGACCTACCTGCGGCAGACCATCGGCGCCCTGTCCAACCCCTCCGGCAGGGCTGCCCAGGAGATGCAGTCGCTGGGCCTGAGCGCGGTCAAGGTGGGCCAGAACCTGGGCAGTCACGGCCTGGCCTCGACACTGACCATGCTCACCGACGCGATCCAGCGGAAGATGGGCCCCGCCGGCACTGTGCTGATCGAGCACCTGGCCAAGGCCGCGAAGCAGTCCAACACCTTCCAGAAGGCGTTGGCGAACCTGCCCCCGGCCCAGCAGACGTACATCGGCGCGCTGGCCACGATGGTCGGCGGCACGAAATCGATGCAGGCGGCGCTGGAGCTCACCGGGCCGCACATGAAGGACTTCCAGAAGAACACCGAGGGCATCGCCGAGCACGTCAAGGCCGGCGGGAAGAACATCGAGGGCTGGGCCGACGTTCAGAAGACCCTGAACCAGAAGCTCGCCGAGGCCAAGGCCGGATTGCAGGCGCTGACCATCCAGATCGGCCAGGCCCTCCTTCCTGTGGCCACCAGGCTCATGGGCGTGTTCGCCCAGGTGGTGGGCTGGCTGACGCGGCACACGACGGTGGCCAAGGGCCTGGCGATCGTCATCGGGGGCGCGCTCGTCGTCGCATTGGCGGCAGCAGCGGTGGCGATGTGGACCTTCACGGCTGCCGCCCTGGCCAACCCGGTTGTGTGGATCATCGTCGGAATCGTGGCGCTGGTGACCGCGATCGTGATGCTGGCGCTGCACTGGCGCCAGGTCTGGAACGAGATCAAGTCGATCGCGGAGACGGTCGGTCACGCGCTGGCGACCGCGTGGCACACGGTGGCCTCAGTAACGGTGTCCGTGTGGCACACGGTGGCCGGCGCGGTGTCCACGGCGTGGCACGCGGTCGCCAACTTCCTGTCGTCGGCCTGGCACGCGGTGGCGGACCCGATCGTCCGGGCCTGGCGCTGGGTCGAGTCCGTCACCACCACGGTGTGGAACGCCATCGTGGGCTTCTTCAAGCGATGGTGGCCGCTGCTGCTGGTGATCTTCGCGCCACCGATCGCGCTGATCCTCGCCATCTGGAACCACTTCCACAAGCAGATCGAGGCGTTCGCCCACACGGTCTGGAACGGGCTGCTCGCCTTCTTCCGGGGCGCCTGGGCCGTGATCAAAACGGTCGCGGGCGTGATCTGGACCGGTATCCGTGTTGCGATCGTCCAGCCGATCGAGGACGTCTGGCACGCGCTGGTGTCGATCTGGCACACGGTGTCCGGGTGGCTGGCGACCGCCTGGCACGGCATCGAGCGCGTCGCGGGAGTGGTCTGGGACGGCATCAAGTCGGCGATGATCGACCCGATCACGCACGCGTGGCACACGATCACCAGCATCGTCGGCCGGATCGGCAGCGCCCTCGGCACCGGCATCCGGGGCGCGTGGAACGCGGTATCCGGGTGGATCGGGCGCTTCTGGGACATCGGCTCCAACATCGTGTGGGGCATCATCCACGGCGTGGAGAACGCGGCCGGCGCGCTCTTCGACAGCCTGAAGAACCTCGCCTCGGACGCCCTGGATGCCGCGAAGAGCTTCCTGGGCATCAACTCGCCGAGCCGGGCGTTCGCCGACCACGTCGGCACCGCGATCCCCGAGGGCATCGCCAAGGGCGTCACCGACAACGCGCACCTGGCTCACATGGCCGTCGGCGCGCTGGCGGGCAGTCTGTCCGCGCAGACCGTCAGCATCGGCACCGCGGTGGGCGGTCCGGCCGCCGGGTACGCGGCGGCTGGGTACGGCGGTCAGCCGGCCGTGGCCGAGGTGACCACCATCGTCCAGCTCGACTCGGATGTGCTCTACAAGCAGATGCAGCGCAAGGCGATGCAGTACGAGCGCCGGAACTTGACCAACGGCCTCAGCCTGGCCCGCGGCTGA